Proteins encoded by one window of Glycine soja cultivar W05 chromosome 15, ASM419377v2, whole genome shotgun sequence:
- the LOC114385714 gene encoding CBS domain-containing protein CBSX5-like — MAARLSGHELSDLCLGKPPLRALSVRDTVADALAALKRIDDTYVSVWNCNHSFIRKQQPQIQSQNQCCCTCIGKVCMLDIICFLSKPQSLSSPSAALHSPISAALQDNSAVLVLHLPPSASLLEAIDVMQEGVQNLVIPIQNQVESLDSNNVHHNNNTTYCWLTQEDVLRYLLNSIGVFSPTPGNPINTLGVIDTKNLFAVCYDDPASSILDLLALSLIYQSSVAIVDPNGKFGGEISPVMLNSYDESVVPAIATLSAGDLTAYIDCGGPPEDLVQLVKERVKEKVEEQNMLELLGDETTRTGLTSWSSFSSSCSSDEEFCSGKNWKLGGYSARVGRRSEAIVCHRWSSLVAVMIQALSHRVSYVWVVEEDGTLTGIVTFQGMLKVFRDHLKSMC; from the exons TCCGTCCGCGACACCGTAGCCGACGCCCTCGCCGCCTTGAAGAGGATTGACGACACCTACGTCAGCGTCTGGAACTGCAACCACTCCTTCATCCGAAAACAACAACCTCAAATTCAATCCCAGAACCAATGCTGCTGCACCTGCATCGGTAAGGTTTGCATGCTCGACATCATCTGCTTCCTCTCCAAACCCCAGAGCCTCTCCTCCCCTTCCGCCGCCCTTCATTCCCCTATCTCCGCCGCCCTCCAAGACAACTCCGCCGTCCTCGTCCTCCATCTCCCACCCTCTGCCAG TTTACTGGAGGCTATAGATGTTATGCAAGAAGGGGTGCAGAACCTGGTGATACCAATACAAAACCAGGTTGAATCTTTGGACTCCAACAATGTGCACCACAATAACAACACCACATACTGTTGGCTAACTCAAGAGGACGTGCTCCGCTACCTCCTCAACTCAATTGGTGTGTTTTCCCCAACACCGGGGAACCCCATCAACACCTTAGGCGTCATCGACACAAAAAACCTCTTTGCAGTGTGCTATGATGACCCTGCCTCCTCTATCTTGGACCTCTTGGCCTTGTCCCTCATATACCAAAGCTCTGTCGCCATCGTCGACCCAAATGGTAAGTTCGGTGGCGAAATCTCCCCCGTTATGCTCAACTCCTACGACGAATCGGTCGTGCCGGCTATAGCCACCCTCTCTGCCGGCGACCTCACCGCCTACATCGACTGCGGCGGGCCACCGGAGGACTTAGTGCAATTAGTGAAGGAGAGGGTGAAAGAGAAGGTGGAGGAGCAGAACATGTTGGAATTACTTGGCGATGAAACAACAAGAACAGGACTTACTTCAtggtcttctttttcttctagttGTTCTTCCGACGAAGAATTTTGCTCTGGGAAGAATTGGAAGCTTGGAGGGTACTCTGCAAGGGTGGGGAGAAGGTCTGAGGCCATTGTTTGCCACCGTTGGAGCTCTTTAGTTGCTGTGATGATTCAGGCATTGTCACATCGTGTGAGTTACGTGTGGGTTGTGGAAGAGGATGGAACCTTGACGGGGATTGTTACTTTCCAAGGAATGTTGAAGGTTTTCAGAGACCACCTCAAATCCATGTGCTAA